Sequence from the Clostridium saccharobutylicum DSM 13864 genome:
CTGTATTTCAATTGGACTTCCATTTGAATCTACAATGCAAATATTTTCTGGTCTTAGTTGACTTCTATTTACTTGTGAAGGTGTTATAAGAACATAACCTGTTGTTTTATCTTTTATACTAAAACTACCTGTTTTTTCTTTACACAATCCATATTTTTCTGCTTCCTTAGCTATCTTAACAAGTTTAATCCTTAAATTTTCTAACATATTTTACTCCTCCTTAACTTATTCCATAACTAAATTTTCTTTATTTTACGTACATGCAAAAAAATAACAAGTCCAAAGTTGCCAGTAACATTTTTCCTCTTTAACCCTATATATTTATATTAAATAGATTAGATTGACACTTAATTCTACCTCTTTAAATTCATTAATTCATTCTTAAATATTCTCTCATCCATCAACTTAATTTTTTTATCTATAATAGGCCTAAATTCCATTTTATTTAAAATATCATTTTCTAAATCCATTCCTGGTGCAATTTCTGTTAAATGCAATCCATCTTCTTTCAATTCAAATACTGCTCTTTCTGTAATATACATAACTGGTTGTTTAAGCTTTCTTGCATAGTCACCACTAAACGTAATCTGTTCAACGTTGTCTACAAATTTTTTGCTTGTACCTTCATTTAATATATTCAATTTTCCATTATCACCTATTGCTTTAAATCCTTTAACCGTAAATGTGCCACAAAAAACTAATTTCTTCGCATTTTGTGTAATATTAATAAACCCTCCACATCCAGCAAGTCTTGAACCAAATTTACTTACATTAATATTTCCACTCTTATCAGCTTGTGCAAGTCCTAAAAATGCTATATCTAAACCGCCACCATCATAAAAATCAAATTGTGTTGGTTGATCAAATATGCATTCCGGATTCATAGATGATCCAAATTTTTTTCCTCCCTGTGGAACTCCTCCTATTGGTCCTGGTTCAACAGTCAAAGTCATAAAATCGCATATTCCTTCTTCATTAGCTACACTTGATATTGCTTCAGGCATTCCTATCCCAAGATTTACTACACTATCACTTTTAAGTTCCATTGCAGCTCTTCTGCCAATTATTTTTCTAGCATTCAATTCTAATGTCTCTGAATTATTTATATATATTCTCTTATCTCCACTTAGAGAAGGATCATAGGAATATCCAAGTACTTGTTCCTTATCTTCCTCATTTTCTATTTCAACAACATAGTCAACATAAATTTTTGGTATTCTTACATTTCTAGGATCTA
This genomic interval carries:
- a CDS encoding acyl CoA:acetate/3-ketoacid CoA transferase, giving the protein MVKFISSMEAANVVGDNSVIGISGFAGLSVPEGLIKSLEERFLKYNKPQNLTLMFAAAQGDGDSRGLNHLAHEGLIKKVIGGHFNLAPKLGKLMIDNKIQGYNLPQGVMCNLFRDIARRKIGTITRVGLNTFVDPRIEGGKINSITRDDIVEVIDVLGQENLLYRAQDIDVALIKGTYADENGNITMEHEATLSEATCIAQAVKNCGGIVIVQVDKVVNAGTLDPRNVRIPKIYVDYVVEIENEEDKEQVLGYSYDPSLSGDKRIYINNSETLELNARKIIGRRAAMELKSDSVVNLGIGMPEAISSVANEEGICDFMTLTVEPGPIGGVPQGGKKFGSSMNPECIFDQPTQFDFYDGGGLDIAFLGLAQADKSGNINVSKFGSRLAGCGGFINITQNAKKLVFCGTFTVKGFKAIGDNGKLNILNEGTSKKFVDNVEQITFSGDYARKLKQPVMYITERAVFELKEDGLHLTEIAPGMDLENDILNKMEFRPIIDKKIKLMDERIFKNELMNLKR